The stretch of DNA ATATTCGCTACCGTTAAGTCAATTACATTTGGTTTGGTTCCTAAGAAATAGATGCTGTATTTTTTTTGATGAGATAATTGCAGCAGATTTTCCATTAGGTCAAATCCTGTAAGCCGTTCCTTAAGGGGTGTACCAACCATTTTGGAAGCCATGATGATTCCGACACCATCCGGAGTAATATAATCGGATTTCCTAAGAACCTCATCATAGAAGTCATGGGAATGTGCATAGGTAATAATTTCTGGATTAGCGGTAACGATGAATGTTTTTTGAGCCCGAGTAATTCTGGAATCGACATCCCTGACCAACGCACCCATATCATCATTTACAAATTGATAACCCAATACTTCTTCAAATTTAAGCATGCAACAATCCCCTAATCAATCCAATTATGATGTGTTTAAATTACAACAATAATCTACATATTTTTACAAATTCCGAAAGATTATTGACATTTTACCATATAATACTACACTTTAAAAGGGAAGCGTAGTCTAGAAAGAGGAGGGAGCGCCCGTTTATTAGGGTGAAAAAAGAGATGAAGAAATTTCTAACAAATAGGCTGAAATCCTCTAAAAGTTTAGTACAGGTT from Neobacillus sp. CF12 encodes:
- a CDS encoding WecB/TagA/CpsF family glycosyltransferase: MLKFEEVLGYQFVNDDMGALVRDVDSRITRAQKTFIVTANPEIITYAHSHDFYDEVLRKSDYITPDGVGIIMASKMVGTPLKERLTGFDLMENLLQLSHQKKYSIYFLGTKPNVIDLTVANIKHKYPNIRIAGFHHGYFDEEDTSIIDEIKQTRPDIVLVGLGFPKQEKWIADHLPQFQKGIFIGVGGCFNIWAGIIKRAPKVWRDLNLEWFYRLITQPARSKRMIALPIFIKRVLRKEFK